Genomic DNA from Acanthopagrus latus isolate v.2019 chromosome 2, fAcaLat1.1, whole genome shotgun sequence:
atcagcaGTAACGTGGATGTAAGAATTAGAAAGGTAAGTTCAGGTATTTCAACATGACGAGCCTTTAAACCAGGAGACACTCGGCTCGTATGAGGATATGATTGATATCGCAGCCACGTTAAGACCAACAGCTCCGGTGTTTCTCCTCCACATGACGTCAGTGCAGTCGGCAGGTAACTCACCTGATCACAGCTTTGGTGCTGTCGCTGCCACATTTGAAGCCCTCGGCTCtgacggacacaaacacacagcatcagTGAACGAACactcgtcacacacacacacacacgcgctttCTTAAAACGTCGTGTTTCTACCTGAAGCACATGCGGTCGTTGCTCCACCTCCTCAGGTCGACCAGCTGCAGGCAGTCGTCACGGCAACAGCTGAGCAGCTGGCGATGGTCGGGGCTGATGTCCAATGAGGTGACTTTACCCTGAGCAGGAAGCTCCTGCACACAGCTGACCGTCCTGACAGACGACACAGAGCAGGTGACGGACGCTAGCATCGCCTCCACAGAGACGCAGACGGACGCATGTAAAAGTTTAGGctataaaaacatttgttcatcCAGATAacctccacagatgaactccactctgtgatgtttgaagctacattaaatgtgtagcagtaagaagctaatgttaggctacaaacagacggCAATTCAagtccccgacaacctctgaGATTAAAGGCTCAGTCTGTAGATtagagactgactgaaacaaactaaataaacaaactgaccttaaaggaaaactcacttcatactgttttactatgtttctgtgtgtgtctttctcgCTTCAGAtggtgttctgggaccttattgtcctctgagagcTGCTGGTTTAACTACTGATGAGTAAagttgtattattacctcattaatattgtaaatattaaaattctgagtttgaatttcttctttagaaatacagaatgctcctttaacatGTGACCAGTCAGCTCAGGAGGTGATACCAGCACGTGATTGGAGGACAGAGCTGTCAATCATCCGCTGGTTCTGATTCTAcaggcaggaagaggaggaggaggaggagggagctgttGCTAGGTAACAGAGGGAAATGAGGACAGCCAGGAGAAtgaatgaggtgtgtgtgtgtgtgtgtgtgtgtgtgtgtgtgtgtgtgtgtgtgtgtgtgtgtgtgtgtgtgcatcagtcAGAGAGAAGAATTCAACTGTTTCCACTGATGGAGAGGACAAGTGTTCAGTGATGAAGAGCTCAGGTGTGACGTATTACACCTGGACACATGTTGGAGGTGGAGCTCAGTGGCGTTCACATCTTCTCGGGTATAAACTTCCCACTTCTTCCATGTTATGTGACGTctgagccggctaacttccagtttagcacCTGGCTAACTTGAAAAGAGCTAAAAAATTGAGTCGTGCAGCTCGACTAGACTTTGTGTCTTTACTGGACCAAATGGATCGAACTGTGACAGTGAACCGGGTCGTCTGTCCGGGTTCATAAAATGTATCCACAGTTTTACAGACGTTTCTTTCATCATGTTAGTTTCTGAGAAGTGTTGAAGCGGTGAAGCGGTGAAGGAGTGAAGTGGTGAAGtggtgaaggagtgaaggagtgaaggagtgaaggagtgaagTGGTGAAGGGGTGAAGtggtgaaggagtgaaggagtgaagggGTGAAGTGGTGAAGGAGTGAAGGGGTGAAGGGGTGAAGGGGTGAAGTGGTGAAGGAGTGAAGGGGTGAAGTGGTGAAGGGGTGAAGTGGTGAAGTGGTGAAGGAGTGAAGTGGTGAAGGGGTGAAGtggtgaaggagtgaaggagtgaagggGTGAAGtggtgaaggagtgaaggagtgaaggagtgaagTGGTGAAGGAGTGAAGtggtgaaggagtgaaggagtgaagTGGTGAAGTGGTGAAGGAGTGAAGTGGTGAAGGAGTGAAGGGTTACCTGGTGTCCCAGACTCTGATCTTGCAGTCGTAGTGTCCACTGATGATGGAGTTCTCAGAACAGACCAGGTCGCTGCAGTACGACGGCACGTCAGCtacctgcacacctgcacagaGAGGTGTGACTTCATCAGTCCCTGAGACAAGTCATTGATCAGTCATCAGTTATTTATTGATGAAACTCACAGGCAGCTCTGTGGAGGTCCCACAGTCTGATGGTTCTGTCTGCACTGCCCGTCACCACCTGATGAGGTAAACTGCTGAACCTCGCCGCTGTCACCTTCCTGCTGTGACCTGTTAGAGTCAGCtgacacaggtgagacagacagaggagacagacagaggagacagacaggtaagacagacaggtgagacagacagaggagacagacaggtgagacagacaggggagacagacagaggagacagacaggtgagacagacaggtgagacagacagaggagacagacagaggagacagacaggtaagacagacaggtgagacagacagaggagacagacaggtgagacagacaggtaagacagacagaggagacagacaggtgagacagacaggtgagacagacaggtaagacagacagaggagacagacaggtaagacagacagaggagacagacagaggagacagacaggtgagacagacaggtgagacagacagaggagacagacaggtgagacagacaggggagacagacaggtgagacagacagaggagacagacaggtgagacagacaggtgagacagacagaggaggcagacagaggagacagacaggggagacagacaggggagacagacaggtgagacagacaggtgagacagacagaggagacagacaggggagacagacagaggagacagacaggtgagacagacagaggagacagacagaggagacagacaggtgagacagacagaggagacagacaggtgagacagacgtctgtgtaaaacattcagattttgCCGTTCATCTGACGGCTGCTGTCAGTTTGGTCGCCGTGACGTTCGGacttaaatgtgtgaaattgtttGCGTAGTCTGGCTGCATGCTGGTTGCCGTGGTTACCTTGGGAACGGACTCGTCGCGCTGCCACAACAAGGCCGACTTATCGTACGAGGCTGCGAGGATCCTCAGACCCTGAACAGACATGAGACAGTGAAACgtcagactgctcctttaactcaTCGGCGACTCGTTAACCCAGCAGCTGACTCTTACCATGGGGTTGAAGTCGATGCAGGTGACTCCCTCCGTGCTGCCTTCCAGAGTGGCTCTGTGAGTCAGCGagcctgatgacatcatcagtgaggTCACAACACCATCATTAACAACATCATAGCTCTGATAATGACATCAACAGTTCTTACCTGCTCTGACCTCCCACAGTTTGATGACTCTGTCTGTTCCTCCGGTGGCCAACAGGTCTGAACTGGAGCTGAACCTCACAGCGTTGATGCCTTGCTCATGGGCctcctgacagacagagagcagggaaCAGTCAACAGGAGCCAATGGACCGGTTCTGCTTTGGTTTCTACCACTCTCTGCTCCCTCCGACTTCCTGGAAGTAAATTTGTGTCCTGCTCAGGGACTGTCGGGGTTCAGGGTGTTGTAGCAGGACAgagtgctgagctgcagccatcatgtcctcacacaaacacaccagcttCAAAAACGCCTCAGAAAAGTGAGATTTGGGCCAAACAGCACAGCTCCTGTGGAGTCGAGCCGTATGCACGACCCACAGATCGAAAGACGGTCCGActgcaaaatattttaattataaaaccacaacaaagaCGTGACGTGCGGCGCCAGTGAGAGCAAACGGCAGGCGTGATGGAGGAGACGCAGCCACTGCGtccacaaacaccagcaggtTGACTGTGACAGAGAGGCATGATGGGTAATGAGATGCAGACAGAGGAGCTCTTTGTCCGACACAGGaaccttcactgtgtgtgtgtgtgtgtgtgtgtgtgtgtcactgcagatACAAGCCAGATAAGTTCTGTAAAAATGATTCAGTGAAAATCTGATGGATCAGAACCAAAGTATTGATGAATGCTGCTGATtagttgctgctgcagtttgtcttgtGTCCACAGGGGGGAGACAGCGGCTGGCTGTGAGGGAACAGCTGACACCATCAGAACCGACCTCAGAACCTGTTCCGTCACAGAACTGCAGTATGGGTCTGTTATTAATATGTAAAGCTTGTTCTGGACTTTACTGGTCGTTTACTGTTTGGTTTGATggttagttttgttttcttacttaAACTCTTAAAGATGATTaattataatgaaatataaaacatctgCTTCAAAACCAgatacttcctgtttacatcccCCAAAGCATCATGGGAACGTTCAGCATCATTACCTccagaataaatacaaatattagaGACACGTATGTAACGTTCATTCAGTGCACACCCCCAACAAATGGTTGTGTTCTGCTTGTGTTCTGGTTGTGTTCTGGTtgtgtgctgcttgtgttcTGGTTGTGTTCTGGTTGTGTTCTGGTTGTGTTCTGGTTGGTGCTGCTTGTGTTCTGGTTGTGTTCTGGTTGTGTTCTGGTTGTGTGCtgcgggttagggttagggttagggttagggttagggttagggttagggttgtgtTCTGGTTGTGTTCTGGTTGTGTTCTGGTTGGTGCTGCTTGTGTTACCAGTGCTTGTCGAGCTCTCACTGGGACTCTGGCTGACACACAGATTCCCACCGgacacatcagatcctcctccAGGCTGCACACTGAGTGGCCACGCCTCTTCctgctgacatcacacacagataAGCTGATGAGCAACGATCGTCATCTGAGACGATTCCAACATGGACGAGCAGGACGTGGCGACTCACTCAAACAGctctctgatggagctcaggattcTCGGTGACGTCGCCGATGCCGACCTGACAGGATGAGACAAACCGAcctcagaggaagaagacaaactTGATGGAGGTTTAACAGCAGTGAGTCTGTTTCAGGCGTCTCACCTGAACAGTCGGGTGTGTGGTCTCTCTGTGGACTCTGGGTCGTGGTTTTCCTTCTTTGGAGACGTGGATCTGGAGGTCGGAGCGCTCgaacaactgaaacacaaacgACCAACATCACATTATTAACTCATGGCTCAGTTGGCTGTGGAGCAAGAGGCCCTGGAGTCTGTCTGGACCAGGACCTTGGATCACAGGGGGAACAGGGCCCAGCTCAACTGGATCTGCCACCTGACATGTGAGTTAACGGGTCGGACTGCAGACTGGACTGAACTCAGTGTGGTGAGGACAGGGGACACATGGACATGATGACAACCTCAGAACTGACTGTCAACTTTTGACCTGAATTAGAAATATTCTGATatgtgtacaaacacacagctgtcatgTTTACTGGATCCAAAGCAGCAGACTGACAGCTTACCTGTccactgtgacctttgacctggcAGCGGTCTGCAGCTCCTTCTGTAGGTTCGCTTGTCGAGCtctgatggaaacagacagacagtacagGTGCGTTCAGGTGCGTTCAGGTGCGTTCAGGTGTGGTCAGGTGcgtcaggtgtgttcaggtgcgTTCAGGTACCTGGACCTGCGTTCGTTGCGACTGTTCATGCGTGCAGCGGCTTGTTTTTTTAGGTGGATCATGTCCTCCAGCAGGTGTCCTTCTttcaccttctcctctctcagtctTGTCTCCGCCTCCCTCTGTCGCTCCAGCAGGGTGTCATACTTCATCTTTAACGCCCCGTTCTCCTCCTGAACCTGCCCCACccgctcctgcagctcctggcGAGCATCAAGCGCTCCCGCCAGCCACCGCTCCTCCTCCGACAGTCTGATCATAAAGATCATCAACAaggttaaagggtcagttcacacaaataACTTCACAGTGTTTCTCCTGACAGGTAGTTCAGGTGCGAACATGTTAGGACGCTGTGATGAGGATGATACTGCAGtcacatcctccacctcctcctcctctctgtgcctCTAACTACTGACTCTGAGGAATCCTTCATCTACTGACACCTGATGGGACTGAACCAATCAGCTGCCAGCATCCTCCTcatcagagcagacaggtgagcagacaggtTCAGGTATGTGTGTGACTCACCTGGCATGTTGCTCCTCCAGAACACATTCTTTGATtttaatctgctgctgcagctccaccacctgATAGGCcagctgacagaaacacagcagaagaaTGAGTTCATGTACAGAACCGTCCTCTGAGGGACGAGGGTTCGATGTGGCAAGTGTTgtcgtccacagaacagttctggagcttcacagtaaaacagagttgtcgcattctgctaaacaactgaagctgctggagacttgttttgaaacagagaaacaaccaaagaaaccccaaaaagaaaaaaatccaaaacttcaaaacatagcaggatcagctgttagcagtgaacctgtggatgttcagacatctgtcactggatcactgatactgaagaaaaaccctaacccaaaaAAACATCCCCCAGAGTATAAAACAGCCAGAGTCAGGAGTGTTGTTAGTGTGAACGTCTTCAGATCAGtcagtgatgtgttctctcagcagacgagctgttggagacatctgatgtttaaatcaagtctcagctgcttcagttgttcagcagaacgctgcagctctgtttgactgtgaaacTGTTCTGTCGACGACCACAACGTTTTGGCATTTTTCTTCAAACTGACACTCTACACTTGATGTTTGACGCATTTTCTAAATGTTCTTATTCGACATGTCAACACTGATTCATGACACTGAAAATGACTGTTAGCTCAGGTTAGCATGCGAGTCACACGTGTGACGCAGCGGCGATGTGCAGGTGATCCTCAGCAGGTGAGTCAGTACCTCTCCTGTCGTCTTCTTCAGCTGGCTGTTCCgctgaagcagagaggagacagagctgctgctgtcagaggagggACGCCTGgatacatgaaacaaacacaccctcatcatcatcatcacacacattctgagcgtgtcagaggtcagaggtcaggtgtAGTTACCTGACAGAGCAGCTCAGGA
This window encodes:
- the LOC119011178 gene encoding protein Atg16l2-like isoform X1; its protein translation is MADETVMTDAAGVSERSGRVLAPGGGGRSAESWKKDIVRQLKHRDRSQHTMFQDLIRFYTQLLEKTSLAKGILSCSVRRPSSDSSSSVSSLLQRNSQLKKTTGELAYQVVELQQQIKIKECVLEEQHARLSEEERWLAGALDARQELQERVGQVQEENGALKMKYDTLLERQREAETRLREEKVKEGHLLEDMIHLKKQAAARMNSRNERRSRARQANLQKELQTAARSKVTVDSCSSAPTSRSTSPKKENHDPESTERPHTRLFRSASATSPRILSSIRELFDRKRRGHSVCSLEEDLMCPVGICVSARVPVRARQALEAHEQGINAVRFSSSSDLLATGGTDRVIKLWEVRAGSLTHRATLEGSTEGVTCIDFNPMGLRILAASYDKSALLWQRDESVPKLTLTGHSRKVTAARFSSLPHQVVTGSADRTIRLWDLHRAACVQVADVPSYCSDLVCSENSIISGHYDCKIRVWDTRTVSCVQELPAQGKVTSLDISPDHRQLLSCCRDDCLQLVDLRRWSNDRMCFRAEGFKCGSDSTKAVISPDGCFLAAGSADGTVYIWNFSTGKLETRLPDQHSSSISAVSWSLSGEHVVSVDKRGLAVLWSDI
- the LOC119011178 gene encoding protein Atg16l2-like isoform X2, which gives rise to MADETVMTDAAGVSERSGRVLAPGGGGRSAESWKKDIVRQLKHRDRSQHTMFQDLIRFYTQLLEKTSLAKGILSCSVRRPSSDSSSSVSSLLQRNSQLKKTTGELAYQVVELQQQIKIKECVLEEQHARLSEEERWLAGALDARQELQERVGQVQEENGALKMKYDTLLERQREAETRLREEKVKEGHLLEDMIHLKKQAAARMNSRNERRSRARQANLQKELQTAARSKVTVDSCSSAPTSRSTSPKKENHDPESTERPHTRLFRSASATSPRILSSIRELFEKRRGHSVCSLEEDLMCPVGICVSARVPVRARQALEAHEQGINAVRFSSSSDLLATGGTDRVIKLWEVRAGSLTHRATLEGSTEGVTCIDFNPMGLRILAASYDKSALLWQRDESVPKLTLTGHSRKVTAARFSSLPHQVVTGSADRTIRLWDLHRAACVQVADVPSYCSDLVCSENSIISGHYDCKIRVWDTRTVSCVQELPAQGKVTSLDISPDHRQLLSCCRDDCLQLVDLRRWSNDRMCFRAEGFKCGSDSTKAVISPDGCFLAAGSADGTVYIWNFSTGKLETRLPDQHSSSISAVSWSLSGEHVVSVDKRGLAVLWSDI
- the LOC119011178 gene encoding protein Atg16l2-like isoform X3; the protein is MADETVMTDAAGVSERSGRVLAPGGGGRSAESWKKDIVRQLKHRDRSQHTMFQDLIRFYTQLLEKTSLAKGILSCSVSSSSVSSLLQRNSQLKKTTGELAYQVVELQQQIKIKECVLEEQHARLSEEERWLAGALDARQELQERVGQVQEENGALKMKYDTLLERQREAETRLREEKVKEGHLLEDMIHLKKQAAARMNSRNERRSRARQANLQKELQTAARSKVTVDSCSSAPTSRSTSPKKENHDPESTERPHTRLFRSASATSPRILSSIRELFDRKRRGHSVCSLEEDLMCPVGICVSARVPVRARQALEAHEQGINAVRFSSSSDLLATGGTDRVIKLWEVRAGSLTHRATLEGSTEGVTCIDFNPMGLRILAASYDKSALLWQRDESVPKLTLTGHSRKVTAARFSSLPHQVVTGSADRTIRLWDLHRAACVQVADVPSYCSDLVCSENSIISGHYDCKIRVWDTRTVSCVQELPAQGKVTSLDISPDHRQLLSCCRDDCLQLVDLRRWSNDRMCFRAEGFKCGSDSTKAVISPDGCFLAAGSADGTVYIWNFSTGKLETRLPDQHSSSISAVSWSLSGEHVVSVDKRGLAVLWSDI